One Nocardia iowensis DNA window includes the following coding sequences:
- the coaE gene encoding dephospho-CoA kinase, whose protein sequence is MLRIGLTGGMGAGKSTVARILADLGAVVIDSDLIAREVVAPGTEGLAALVDAFGAEILAADGSLDRPALAAKAFADDESRATLNSITHPLVGKRTAELISAAPQDAIVVQDIPLLVENGLAPLMNLVLVVDVDAETRLRRLVQFRGVTESDARARIAAQATDEQRHAVADVLLDNSGAPEEVEEAVRELWHARLVPFERNLRTGTPARRKEIRLVPPNPEWAAQAQRLIARLWVACGSSAVRIDHIGSTAVPDFPAKDVIDLQITVADLAAADGLRDTLGAAGFPVRPENTQDEPRPTPEDPAGTDLTLWGKRFHQNADPGRLANVHVRAEGSPGQQYALLFRDWLRADAAARAEYLEVKREGEAKASRLSGPAATAAYLEVKEPWFAAAYPRMLAWRDR, encoded by the coding sequence ATGTTGCGGATCGGCCTCACCGGAGGCATGGGAGCGGGCAAGTCGACGGTGGCGCGGATTCTCGCCGACCTCGGTGCGGTGGTCATCGATTCCGACTTGATCGCACGGGAGGTCGTCGCCCCCGGGACCGAGGGCCTCGCGGCACTGGTCGATGCGTTCGGTGCCGAGATCCTGGCCGCCGACGGCAGCCTGGATCGCCCCGCCTTGGCCGCCAAGGCATTCGCGGACGACGAATCGCGCGCGACATTGAATTCGATAACGCATCCGCTGGTCGGTAAACGCACCGCCGAACTCATTTCCGCGGCGCCGCAGGATGCCATTGTCGTGCAGGACATTCCATTGCTGGTGGAAAATGGTCTCGCGCCATTGATGAACCTGGTTCTTGTCGTCGATGTCGATGCCGAAACTCGGCTGCGTCGACTGGTGCAATTCCGCGGTGTCACCGAATCCGACGCGCGGGCGCGTATCGCGGCGCAAGCCACCGACGAGCAGCGGCATGCGGTGGCGGATGTGTTACTCGACAACAGCGGGGCGCCGGAAGAGGTCGAGGAGGCAGTGCGCGAGCTGTGGCACGCGCGGCTGGTGCCATTCGAGCGCAACCTGCGCACGGGCACCCCCGCGCGGCGCAAAGAGATACGGCTGGTGCCGCCGAATCCGGAATGGGCAGCCCAAGCGCAACGACTCATTGCCCGGCTGTGGGTGGCGTGCGGGTCTTCGGCGGTGCGGATCGACCATATCGGGTCTACCGCGGTGCCGGACTTTCCCGCCAAGGATGTGATCGATCTCCAGATCACGGTCGCCGACCTCGCGGCGGCCGATGGATTGCGGGATACGTTGGGGGCGGCGGGTTTTCCGGTCCGGCCGGAGAACACGCAGGATGAACCCCGGCCGACGCCGGAGGATCCGGCGGGAACCGATCTCACGTTGTGGGGCAAGCGTTTTCACCAGAATGCCGATCCTGGTCGCCTCGCCAATGTGCACGTGCGCGCCGAGGGGTCACCGGGGCAGCAGTACGCGTTGTTGTTCCGCGACTGGCTGCGCGCCGACGCCGCGGCCCGCGCGGAATATCTCGAGGTGAAGCGCGAGGGTGAAGCGAAAGCGTCCCGCTTGTCCGGTCCGGCAGCGACGGCCGCTTACCTGGAGGTCAAGGAACCTTGGTTCGCGGCCGCTTATCCACGCATGCTGGCCTGGCGGGATCGCTAG
- a CDS encoding DUF402 domain-containing protein encodes MRGLIPLLKTVPTTGFAGNVARHLRAAVPRLMHSEPAATPPTTELPPGHPPHRPEVEFFNLAELTSTDSKGFVRQVERYQQEPWGVYMARVVPVPHHHYLECWLLPELSLRVSLTRRNPAHHVCHDFHLDIGEFTQLEPKLWKAVDHYLDIEVHRGHTVELRGVDDLLAAHAAGLVDTVQAHRAFDCATAALDGLAANDHCVEDWLATQGITLTWM; translated from the coding sequence ATGAGAGGTCTGATTCCATTGCTCAAAACCGTGCCAACCACCGGCTTCGCCGGAAACGTCGCCAGGCATCTCCGCGCCGCGGTACCCCGGCTGATGCACTCCGAACCCGCCGCCACCCCACCGACCACCGAATTACCGCCCGGTCACCCGCCGCACCGGCCCGAGGTCGAGTTCTTCAATCTCGCGGAGCTCACCAGCACCGACAGCAAGGGGTTCGTCCGCCAGGTCGAGCGCTACCAGCAGGAACCGTGGGGCGTGTACATGGCGCGGGTCGTCCCCGTTCCACACCACCACTACCTCGAGTGCTGGCTGCTGCCCGAGTTGTCGCTGCGCGTGTCGCTCACCCGCCGGAACCCGGCGCACCACGTGTGTCACGACTTCCACCTCGATATCGGCGAGTTCACCCAGCTCGAGCCGAAACTCTGGAAGGCCGTCGACCACTATCTCGACATCGAGGTGCACCGCGGCCACACCGTCGAACTGCGCGGCGTCGACGACCTGCTGGCCGCCCACGCGGCCGGATTGGTGGACACAGTGCAGGCGCACCGGGCCTTCGACTGCGCGACGGCCGCACTGGACGGACTCGCCGCCAACGACCACTGTGTGGAGGACTGGCTGGCCACCCAGGGCATCACGCTCACCTGGATGTAA
- a CDS encoding MATE family efflux transporter, with amino-acid sequence MAFREYRAIVALAAPIAGIQLAQVALTTVDLAMMGLLGVTSVAAGGLALLLYNQLRTMCVGMITGVGNMIAQAVGSSEKRSGSADIDEQACIEIQGYVRAAALVATVTSAAGALILITLGYALRWLGQDPDVLALARPIMWTLAPGLIPMLWLNVLRQFAVGLRRAGSLLRVTLLSIGVNALLNALFIFGWFGMPKLGLAGIGLSTTLVQVWTCCLYLRTVRRDPLLGDLLSLRFWQADRATVTRIVRMGTPISLTYGAEAAITSIAAVLMGSFGPVALAASNIVNQLAYIVYQVNIGLSQGSSILVSRTVGQGDGPAVAGIARRTFALGFAFMTVVGLGYVLFPGAVLAPFLSSHHDDTAVIAAASTLLWFAIVQQYCKGSQNLSIGLLRGIGNTKAGMQSTLIGYFAIGVPAMAVFGFGLGWRGPGIWLGLCFGFGATALLVWRRFLRGAADLATPTRESVTATG; translated from the coding sequence ATGGCCTTTCGAGAGTATCGGGCCATCGTCGCGCTGGCCGCCCCGATCGCCGGTATCCAGCTCGCCCAGGTGGCGCTGACCACGGTGGATCTGGCGATGATGGGACTGCTCGGTGTCACCTCCGTCGCGGCAGGCGGACTGGCGTTGCTGCTGTACAACCAACTGCGCACCATGTGTGTCGGCATGATCACCGGTGTCGGGAACATGATCGCCCAGGCGGTCGGGAGTAGTGAAAAACGCAGCGGCAGTGCCGATATCGATGAGCAAGCGTGCATCGAGATCCAAGGATATGTCCGTGCCGCGGCACTTGTGGCCACGGTGACATCGGCAGCGGGCGCGCTGATCCTGATCACGCTCGGCTATGCGCTGCGCTGGCTCGGTCAGGATCCCGACGTGCTGGCGCTGGCCCGCCCGATCATGTGGACACTGGCCCCCGGGCTCATCCCCATGCTGTGGCTGAACGTGTTGCGCCAGTTCGCCGTCGGCCTGCGGCGCGCGGGCTCGCTGTTGCGCGTGACGCTGCTGTCGATCGGTGTCAACGCGCTGCTGAACGCGCTGTTCATCTTCGGCTGGTTCGGCATGCCGAAACTGGGCCTTGCCGGAATCGGCCTGTCCACCACGCTGGTTCAGGTCTGGACGTGCTGCCTGTACCTGCGCACCGTCCGGCGTGACCCACTGCTCGGTGACCTGCTGTCCCTGCGCTTTTGGCAGGCCGATCGCGCGACGGTCACACGAATTGTCCGGATGGGCACCCCGATATCGCTGACTTACGGTGCGGAAGCGGCGATCACATCCATTGCCGCGGTGCTGATGGGCAGCTTCGGGCCGGTGGCACTGGCCGCGAGCAATATCGTCAACCAGCTGGCCTATATCGTGTATCAGGTCAATATCGGCCTCTCCCAAGGCTCCTCGATTCTGGTCAGTAGAACCGTCGGGCAAGGGGACGGGCCCGCGGTGGCGGGCATCGCCCGGCGGACCTTCGCGCTCGGCTTCGCGTTCATGACCGTGGTCGGCCTCGGCTACGTGCTGTTTCCCGGCGCGGTACTCGCCCCGTTCCTGAGTTCGCACCACGACGACACCGCCGTCATCGCCGCGGCGTCGACGCTGCTGTGGTTCGCGATCGTCCAGCAGTACTGCAAGGGTTCGCAAAACCTGTCCATCGGGTTGCTGCGCGGCATCGGAAACACCAAGGCGGGGATGCAGAGCACGCTGATCGGCTACTTCGCCATCGGCGTGCCCGCCATGGCCGTGTTCGGGTTCGGCCTCGGCTGGCGCGGCCCCGGCATCTGGCTCGGCCTGTGTTTCGGCTTCGGCGCCACGGCATTGTTGGTGTGGCGCAGGTTTCTGCGCGGTGCCGCCGACTTGGCCACGCCCACGCGGGAATCCGTGACCGCGACGGGATGA
- a CDS encoding alanine racemase yields MVLNAALVDIPALPAVEQEWQRRVRTDQHLLFDIHHAVGGPFHVVYPAQFAENLRSFQKTLAGHGVRGQVYYGKKANKAGCWLPAIADLDGAVDVASEPELVHALAHGVRGRDIGVTGAAKTDALLRLAARHDCVVAIDALDELERIAEIARSAGRVRILLRRLPPNAPDSRFGLSAADLDTAIARCVRLRPWVELIGFSFHLDGYAVAPRAELAFDLIRLCASTKAQGLPVDTLSIGGGFACRYLREDDWNGFLAHRRDDWFHAGKQFGKFYPYAQDPTGADMLDAILATTFEGGTLAKHLRDNDIQLFIEPGRALLIDAGFTVFPVLGYKHNADYGITTVHGLSMSVSEQWKGSEFLPDPILVPRKHDPAAGPIASCVGGASCMEYDVLTWRKVPLPQRPEYGDLLLYPNTAGYQMDKNESEFHQLPLPPKVVITDAEGRFRWRLDK; encoded by the coding sequence GTGGTCCTGAACGCCGCACTCGTCGATATCCCCGCGCTGCCCGCGGTGGAACAGGAATGGCAGCGGCGGGTTCGGACGGATCAACATCTGCTCTTCGACATCCACCACGCGGTGGGCGGCCCGTTCCACGTGGTCTATCCCGCGCAGTTCGCCGAGAACCTCCGCTCTTTCCAGAAAACGCTGGCCGGGCACGGGGTGCGCGGCCAGGTCTACTACGGCAAGAAGGCCAATAAGGCGGGCTGCTGGCTGCCCGCGATCGCCGACCTCGACGGCGCGGTGGATGTCGCCAGCGAGCCCGAACTGGTGCACGCGCTGGCGCACGGCGTCCGCGGTCGCGACATCGGGGTGACCGGCGCGGCCAAAACCGATGCGCTACTGCGGCTTGCCGCCCGGCACGACTGCGTGGTCGCCATCGACGCGCTCGACGAACTGGAGCGGATCGCCGAGATCGCGCGCAGCGCGGGGCGGGTGCGAATCCTGTTGCGGCGGTTGCCGCCGAACGCGCCGGACAGCCGATTCGGCTTGTCGGCAGCGGATCTCGACACCGCGATCGCCCGATGTGTGCGGCTACGACCGTGGGTCGAACTGATCGGGTTCTCTTTCCACCTGGACGGTTACGCGGTCGCACCGCGAGCCGAACTCGCCTTCGACCTGATCCGGTTGTGCGCCTCGACGAAAGCACAGGGCCTGCCGGTCGACACGCTGTCGATCGGCGGCGGCTTCGCCTGCCGCTACCTGCGTGAGGACGACTGGAACGGCTTCCTCGCCCACCGGCGCGACGACTGGTTCCACGCCGGAAAACAGTTCGGCAAGTTCTATCCGTACGCACAGGACCCGACGGGTGCCGACATGCTGGACGCCATCCTCGCGACCACGTTCGAGGGCGGCACGTTGGCGAAGCACCTGCGCGATAACGATATCCAGCTCTTCATCGAACCCGGCCGCGCACTGCTCATCGATGCGGGCTTTACGGTGTTCCCGGTTCTCGGCTACAAGCACAATGCCGACTACGGCATCACGACTGTGCACGGCCTGAGCATGAGCGTGTCCGAACAGTGGAAAGGGAGCGAATTTCTGCCGGACCCGATCCTGGTGCCCCGCAAGCACGATCCGGCGGCCGGGCCGATCGCCAGCTGTGTCGGCGGCGCGAGCTGCATGGAATACGACGTGCTCACCTGGCGCAAGGTGCCGCTGCCGCAGCGTCCCGAATACGGCGACCTACTGCTGTATCCGAACACGGCGGGCTACCAGATGGACAAGAACGAGAGCGAATTCCACCAGCTGCCACTGCCCCCGAAGGTAGTTATCACGGATGCGGAGGGCCGGTTTCGGTGGCGCTTGGACAAGTGA
- a CDS encoding PLP-dependent cysteine synthase family protein, with protein MPRRRENVVRAASELIGATPLLELVRTGAGTRLLLKLEQFNPTGSAKVRMAREMVLQAERSGELRPGGHIVEPTSGNTGTGLALMAIERGYTFTAVVDDHAAKDKLRAMKAMGAQLVSVDSGTGGGPSTVERRRVADEIAARTGAYRPDQHNNPHNNAGYRDLAGELLADLNTDIDYLVGAVGTGGSLCGTVEELRRLGSRVRALGVEPVGSIIFGGAGGSYWQSGAGSPAGFSVGGNVKYDAIDEGCRVGDIDAFATARVVARRTGILVGGTGGAAIHVAVRRLVHLPAGSTVVVLICDAGEKYLDTVYDDDWLHERGLYDRAAQQRTVRLLRAYDESVRLAAYGVERTGA; from the coding sequence TTGCCGCGCCGCCGAGAGAACGTCGTCCGCGCCGCCTCCGAACTGATCGGCGCCACCCCGCTGCTCGAACTCGTGCGCACCGGCGCGGGCACCCGTTTGCTGCTCAAGCTGGAGCAGTTCAACCCGACCGGCTCCGCGAAGGTGCGGATGGCGCGGGAGATGGTGCTACAGGCCGAACGCAGCGGCGAATTGCGTCCCGGCGGGCACATCGTCGAACCGACCTCCGGCAATACCGGTACCGGTCTCGCGCTGATGGCCATCGAACGCGGTTACACGTTCACCGCGGTGGTGGACGACCACGCCGCCAAGGACAAGTTGCGCGCCATGAAAGCGATGGGCGCACAGCTGGTTTCGGTCGACAGCGGCACCGGCGGCGGTCCGAGCACGGTGGAGCGCAGGCGAGTCGCCGATGAGATCGCGGCCCGCACCGGCGCGTACCGACCGGACCAGCACAACAATCCGCACAACAACGCGGGCTATCGCGACCTCGCGGGCGAACTGCTCGCCGATCTCAACACCGATATCGACTACCTGGTGGGCGCTGTAGGGACCGGCGGATCACTCTGCGGGACAGTCGAGGAACTACGCAGGCTCGGCTCGCGAGTGCGCGCGCTGGGTGTCGAGCCCGTGGGCTCCATCATCTTCGGTGGCGCGGGTGGCAGCTACTGGCAGTCCGGTGCGGGTAGCCCGGCCGGGTTCTCGGTGGGCGGCAACGTGAAATACGACGCGATCGATGAGGGCTGCCGAGTGGGCGACATCGACGCGTTCGCCACCGCGCGAGTGGTCGCGCGTCGCACCGGCATCCTGGTCGGCGGAACGGGCGGTGCGGCAATCCATGTCGCGGTGCGCCGACTGGTGCATCTGCCCGCGGGGAGCACCGTGGTCGTGCTGATCTGCGATGCGGGGGAGAAGTACCTCGACACCGTGTACGACGACGACTGGTTACACGAGCGCGGGTTGTACGACCGGGCGGCACAGCAGCGGACCGTCCGGCTGCTGCGGGCGTACGACGAATCCGTGCGGCTGGCGGCATATGGCGTCGAGCGGACGGGAGCCTAG
- a CDS encoding DUF402 domain-containing protein: protein MTQAPSVDVHRPKVEYFDLADLTNTDPKGFVRPVERYHVEPWGLYMARTSDHEQFHYIESWLLPGLALRATVFHYHPEHQRDQDFYLDLGEYNQVGPQRWKSVDHYLDIVVRSGRDTELLDVDELLAAHAAGLLTAAQAQSAIEHATTTIDGIAANGYSLERWLEPLGITLTWI, encoded by the coding sequence ATGACGCAGGCACCTTCCGTTGACGTACATCGACCCAAGGTCGAGTACTTCGACCTCGCGGACCTGACCAACACGGATCCGAAGGGATTCGTGCGGCCGGTCGAGCGGTACCACGTGGAGCCATGGGGCCTGTACATGGCGCGGACCTCCGACCATGAACAGTTCCACTACATCGAATCGTGGCTGCTGCCCGGCTTGGCGCTGCGCGCGACCGTCTTCCACTACCACCCCGAGCACCAACGCGACCAGGACTTCTACCTCGACCTCGGCGAGTACAACCAGGTCGGCCCGCAGCGGTGGAAGTCGGTGGACCACTATCTGGACATCGTCGTGCGCTCCGGCCGCGACACCGAACTGCTCGACGTCGACGAGCTCCTCGCCGCCCACGCCGCCGGACTCCTCACGGCCGCCCAGGCCCAGTCGGCCATCGAACACGCGACCACGACGATCGACGGCATCGCCGCCAACGGCTACAGCCTCGAGCGCTGGCTCGAACCGTTGGGCATCACCCTGACCTGGATCTGA
- a CDS encoding phospholipase C: MCAAGPFSGLNRRQFLAKAAAAGAVGALASWADPIIERAYAADPAGMGGLGDIEHFVLLMQENRSFDHYFGTLSGVRGFDEAATAWRQYGWTPGAGPTPDGYVNPFRLDTTRGATLDGECINDPDHSWGGMHRAWNGGRNDQWMPMSIASVGAANAPAAMGYYLPQDIPVHTALADAFTLCDNYHCSVLGPTDPNRLYWISGTIDPDGNAGGPLVETPRLIPQHVYSWRTYPENLSEAGVSWKVYNNRDVGPLSSVILDGMLGCFTQSADPNSELARRGRVPVYPNDFQADVANDTLPAVSWVIPSLLNCEHPALPAAFGAFGIIGLLDILTSNPKVWEKTALIVSYDENGGFFDHVTPPTPPPGTPGEFLTVPLDRVSAAEGIAGPIGLGYRVPALVISPYARGGLVASETFDHTSQLRLLETRFGVEVPNVTAWRRGVTGDMTSTFDFGSAPDTAKPVLPDPKPKMDAAVAQCGPNIALGSVTTGIPYPVPPNAMPTQQPGTRRRPSGLIRA; encoded by the coding sequence ATGTGCGCAGCAGGGCCGTTCAGCGGGCTCAATCGCAGACAATTCCTAGCGAAGGCGGCGGCGGCCGGTGCGGTGGGCGCGTTGGCATCCTGGGCCGACCCGATCATCGAACGGGCCTACGCCGCCGACCCCGCCGGGATGGGTGGCCTGGGCGACATCGAGCACTTCGTGTTGCTGATGCAGGAAAACCGCTCCTTCGACCACTATTTCGGCACCCTGTCCGGCGTGCGCGGGTTCGACGAGGCGGCGACAGCCTGGCGGCAGTACGGCTGGACGCCGGGCGCGGGCCCGACACCCGACGGCTATGTGAATCCGTTCCGGCTCGACACCACCCGCGGCGCAACGCTCGACGGCGAATGCATCAATGATCCGGACCACAGCTGGGGCGGCATGCACCGGGCCTGGAACGGTGGACGCAACGATCAGTGGATGCCGATGTCGATCGCCAGCGTCGGCGCGGCCAACGCGCCCGCGGCGATGGGTTACTACCTGCCGCAAGACATTCCGGTCCACACCGCGCTCGCGGACGCCTTCACCCTGTGCGACAACTATCACTGCTCGGTACTGGGCCCCACCGACCCGAACCGGCTGTACTGGATCAGCGGCACCATCGACCCGGACGGCAACGCGGGCGGCCCGCTGGTGGAAACCCCCAGGCTGATCCCGCAGCACGTCTACAGCTGGCGCACCTATCCGGAGAACCTATCCGAGGCCGGCGTCAGCTGGAAGGTCTACAACAACCGCGACGTCGGCCCGCTGTCCTCGGTGATCCTCGACGGCATGCTCGGCTGCTTCACCCAATCCGCTGACCCGAACTCTGAATTGGCGCGTCGCGGCAGGGTGCCGGTGTACCCCAACGATTTTCAGGCCGACGTCGCCAACGACACGCTGCCCGCCGTGTCCTGGGTGATTCCGTCGCTGCTCAATTGCGAACATCCCGCGCTGCCCGCGGCATTCGGTGCGTTCGGCATCATCGGGCTGCTCGACATCCTCACCTCGAATCCGAAGGTGTGGGAGAAGACCGCGCTGATCGTCAGTTATGACGAGAACGGCGGCTTCTTCGACCACGTCACCCCGCCCACGCCACCGCCGGGCACCCCAGGCGAGTTCCTCACCGTGCCGCTCGACCGCGTGTCGGCGGCCGAGGGCATCGCCGGTCCGATAGGTTTGGGGTATCGCGTTCCCGCGCTGGTGATTTCGCCGTATGCCCGGGGCGGGCTCGTCGCCTCGGAAACGTTCGACCACACCTCACAGCTGCGACTGCTGGAAACCAGATTCGGTGTGGAGGTGCCGAATGTGACCGCGTGGCGCCGCGGCGTCACCGGCGATATGACCTCCACCTTCGATTTCGGCTCGGCACCGGATACCGCGAAACCGGTGCTGCCCGACCCGAAACCGAAAATGGATGCCGCGGTCGCCCAATGCGGCCCGAATATCGCATTGGGTTCGGTGACCACCGGGATTCCCTATCCGGTGCCGCCGAACGCGATGCCGACACAGCAACCCGGTACCCGGCGCAGGCCGAGTGGGTTGATTCGGGCATGA